The proteins below come from a single Molothrus ater isolate BHLD 08-10-18 breed brown headed cowbird chromosome 3, BPBGC_Mater_1.1, whole genome shotgun sequence genomic window:
- the MTR gene encoding methionine synthase isoform X3, with protein sequence MRPFIETIGKCTSAYIICYPNAGLPNTFGGYDETPEVTAKHIKNFALDGLVNIVGGCCGTTPAHIRKIAEAVKFCKPRVPPSLSQGCMLLSGLEPFRIGPYTNFVNIGERCNVAGSRKFAKLIMAGNYEEALSVAKLQVEMGAQILDINMDDGMLDGPTAMTRFCNFISSEPDIAKVPLCIDSSNFSVIEAGLKCCQGKCIVNSISLKEGEEDFLEKARKIKLYGAAVVVMAFDEVGQATETETKIAVCSRAYHLLVEKLHFNPNDIIFDPNILTIGTGMEEHNLYAINFINATKTIKETLPGARISGGLSNLSFSFRGMDAIREAMHGVFLYHAIKYGMDMGIVNAGNLPVYDDIHKELLQLCENLIWNKDPDATEKLLHYAQNHAQGGKKVVQTDEWRKGSVEERLEYALIKGIEKYVIADTEEARLNQEKYPRPLNVIEGPLMNGMKIVGDLFGAGKMFLPQVIKSARVMKKAVGHLIPYMEKEREERRAKQGSTEEEDPYQGTIVLATVKGDVHDIGKNIVGVVLGCNNFRVIDLGVMTPCDKILRAAVENKADIIGLSGLITPSLDEMIFVAKEMERLAIKIPLLIGGATTSKTHTAVKIAPRYSAPVVHVLDASKSVVVCSQLLDDSMKDDFFEEILEEYEEIRQEHYESLKERRYLSLQQARRKGFHNDWLSGHIPVKPKFIGTKVFEDYDLRRLVEYIDWKPFFDVWQLRGKYPNRSFPKIFNDKTVGEEAKRVYNDAQDLLKTLINEKKLQARGVVGFWPARSVQDDIHLYAAEEAVGSSEPIAKFYGLRQQAEKDSACTDPYYCLSDFIAPLDSGICDYLGLFAVACFGVDDLCSEFRKQEDEYNIIMVKALGDRLAEAFAEELHERVRREFWAYSSSEQLDFSGLRKIKYAGIRPAPGYPSQPDHTEKLTMWKLANIEETTGIVLTESLAMIPASAVSGLYFSSPNSKYFAVGKICKDQVEDYALRKNLSVAEVEKWLEPILGYDTEQL encoded by the exons AAAAATTGCGGAAGCTGTGAAATTCTGTAAGCCTCGTGTTCCACCTTCTCTCTCTCAAGGATGCATGCTGCTGTCAG gTCTGGAGCCATTCAGGATTGGGCCATACACCAACTTCGTTAATATTGGTGAACGCTGCAATGTTGCAGGATCACGGAAGTTTGCTAAACTCATCATGGCAGGCAATTATGAA GAAGCTCTGAGTGTAGCCAAATTGCAAGTTGAGATGGGGGCCCAGATTCTTGACATAAATATGGATGATGGGATGTTGGACGGCCCCACTGCAATGACCAGATTTTGTAACTTCATTTCTTCGGAACCTGATATTGCCAAG GTGCCATTATGCATAGACTCCTCAAATTTTTCAGTGATTGAAGCAGGTTTGAAATGTTGCCAAGGGAAATGCATTGTAAACAGCATCAGTCTAAAGGAAGGTGAGGAAGACTTTCTGGAGAAAGCgaggaaaattaaattgtatGGAGCAGCTGTGGTTGTTATGGCTTTTGATGAAGTGGGGCAG gcaacagaaacagaaaccaaGATTGCAGTCTGTTCCAGAGCTTATCATCTCCTTGTGGAAAAACTGCACTTCAACCCAAATGATATAATATTTGACCCTAATATTTTGACCATAGGAACTGGAATGGAAGAACATAACCTTTATGCCATAAATTTTATCAATGCTACTAAAACCATAAAA GAAACACTGCCAGGAGCCAGGATAAGTGGAGGTCTTTCCAATCTGTCCTTCTCCTTTCGAGGAATGGATGCCATTCGAGAAGCAATGCATGGAGTGTTCCTTTACCACGCAATTAAG tatgGCATGGACATGGGAATTGTGAATGCTGGGAATCTGCCTGTGTATGATGATATCCACAAGGAATTGCTACAGCTGTGTGAGAATCTAATCTGGAACAAAGATCCTGATGCAACAGAGAAACTTTTACATTATGCTCAG aatcatgcccaaggaggaaaaaaagttgtaCAGACTGATGAGTGGCGTAAAGGCTCTGtggaggaaaggctggaatATGCTCTCATCAAG ggcATTGAGAAGTATGTCATTGCAGATACAGAAGAAGCAAGATTAAACCAGGAAAAATACCCTAGACCTCTAAATGTAATTGAAGGGCCTTTGATGAATGGCATGAAAATTGTTGGTGATCTTTTTGGTGCTGGAAAGATGTTTCTACCTCAG GTGATAAAGTCTGCTCGAGTTATGAAGAAAGCAGTTGGCCACCTTATTCCCtatatggaaaaagaaagagaggaaaggagagccaagcaaggcagcacagaagaagaG GATCCTTACCAGGGTACAATAGTTTTGGCAACTGTGAAGGGAGATGTACATGATATCGGCAAGAACATTGTGGGAGTTGTTCTGGGCTGCAACAACTTCAG AGTTATTGATTTAGGAGTCATGACACCATGTGATAAGATATTACGAGCTGCAGTTGAAAACAAAGCAG ATATAATTGGCCTGTCTGGTCTCATCACCCCATCTTTGGATGAGATGATTTTTGTCGCCAAGGAAATGGAGAGATTGGCAATAAAGATTCCTTTGCTCATTGGAGGAGCAACTACTTCTAA AACACACACAGCTGTTAAAATTGCCCCACGATATAGCGCACCTGTAGTTCACGTCCTGGATGCATCCAAGAGTGTTGTGGTT TGCTCCCAGCTCTTAGATGACAGTATGAAGGATgatttctttgaagaaatattAGAGGAATATGAAGAAATTAGACAAGAACACTATGAGTCTCTCAAG GAAAGAAGATACTTGTCTCTACAGCAAgctagaagaaaaggtttccaTAATGATTGGTTATCAGGCCACATACCAG TTAAACCAAAATTCATTGGCACAAAAGTCTTTGAAGATTATGACCTGAGGAGGCTGGTAGAGTACATTGACTGGAAGCCCTTCTTTGACGTCTGGCAACTTAGGGGAAAGTATCCCAACCGGAGTTTCCCTAAGATCTTTAATGATAAAACTGTAG gtGAAGAAGCAAAGAGAGTTTATAATGATGCTCAAGATCTACTTAAAACATTgattaatgaaaagaaattacaagCCAGAGGTGTGGTTGGGTTCTGGCCAGCTCGAAGTGTTCAGGATGATATCCACTTGTATGCTGCAGAAGAGGCAGTGGGATCTTCAGAACCAATAGCAAAATTTTATGGTTTGAGGCAACAG GCTGAAAAGGACTCTGCCTGCACAGATCCATATTACTGCCTCTCTGACTTCATAGCACCACTGGATTCTGGCATTTGTGACTACCTAGGCCTGTTTGCAGTGGCCTGCTTTGGTGTAGATGATTTATGCAGTGAATTTAGGAAACAGGAGGATGAATACAACATCATCATGGTGAAGGCTCTTGGTGATCGGTTGGCAGAG GCATTTGCTGAGGAGCTTCATGAAAGAGTTCGAAGGGAATTCTGGGCTTACAGTAGTAGCGAGCAGCTGGATTTCTCTGGCCTACGCAAAATTAAATATGCGGGAATTCGCCCTGCCCCTGGATATCCCAGCCAACCTGACCACACAGAAAAACTCACCATGTGGAAACTTGCAAACATTGAGGAAACAACAG GAATTGTTCTAACGGAATCACTAGCAATGATACCTGCTTCTGCAGTTTCTGGCCTTTATTTTTCCAGTCCcaattccaaatattttgctGTTGGCAAGATATGTAAAGATCAG GTTGAAGATTATGCACTGAGAAAAAATTTGTCTGTGGCAGAGGTGGAGAAGTGGCTGGAACCCATTTTGGGATATGATACTGAACAACTGTGA
- the MTR gene encoding methionine synthase isoform X4, whose protein sequence is MLQDHGSLLNSSWQEALSVAKLQVEMGAQILDINMDDGMLDGPTAMTRFCNFISSEPDIAKVPLCIDSSNFSVIEAGLKCCQGKCIVNSISLKEGEEDFLEKARKIKLYGAAVVVMAFDEVGQATETETKIAVCSRAYHLLVEKLHFNPNDIIFDPNILTIGTGMEEHNLYAINFINATKTIKETLPGARISGGLSNLSFSFRGMDAIREAMHGVFLYHAIKYGMDMGIVNAGNLPVYDDIHKELLQLCENLIWNKDPDATEKLLHYAQNHAQGGKKVVQTDEWRKGSVEERLEYALIKGIEKYVIADTEEARLNQEKYPRPLNVIEGPLMNGMKIVGDLFGAGKMFLPQVIKSARVMKKAVGHLIPYMEKEREERRAKQGSTEEEDPYQGTIVLATVKGDVHDIGKNIVGVVLGCNNFRVIDLGVMTPCDKILRAAVENKADIIGLSGLITPSLDEMIFVAKEMERLAIKIPLLIGGATTSKTHTAVKIAPRYSAPVVHVLDASKSVVVCSQLLDDSMKDDFFEEILEEYEEIRQEHYESLKERRYLSLQQARRKGFHNDWLSGHIPVKPKFIGTKVFEDYDLRRLVEYIDWKPFFDVWQLRGKYPNRSFPKIFNDKTVGEEAKRVYNDAQDLLKTLINEKKLQARGVVGFWPARSVQDDIHLYAAEEAVGSSEPIAKFYGLRQQAEKDSACTDPYYCLSDFIAPLDSGICDYLGLFAVACFGVDDLCSEFRKQEDEYNIIMVKALGDRLAEAFAEELHERVRREFWAYSSSEQLDFSGLRKIKYAGIRPAPGYPSQPDHTEKLTMWKLANIEETTGIVLTESLAMIPASAVSGLYFSSPNSKYFAVGKICKDQVEDYALRKNLSVAEVEKWLEPILGYDTEQL, encoded by the exons ATGTTGCAGGATCACGGAAGTTTGCTAAACTCATCATGGCAG GAAGCTCTGAGTGTAGCCAAATTGCAAGTTGAGATGGGGGCCCAGATTCTTGACATAAATATGGATGATGGGATGTTGGACGGCCCCACTGCAATGACCAGATTTTGTAACTTCATTTCTTCGGAACCTGATATTGCCAAG GTGCCATTATGCATAGACTCCTCAAATTTTTCAGTGATTGAAGCAGGTTTGAAATGTTGCCAAGGGAAATGCATTGTAAACAGCATCAGTCTAAAGGAAGGTGAGGAAGACTTTCTGGAGAAAGCgaggaaaattaaattgtatGGAGCAGCTGTGGTTGTTATGGCTTTTGATGAAGTGGGGCAG gcaacagaaacagaaaccaaGATTGCAGTCTGTTCCAGAGCTTATCATCTCCTTGTGGAAAAACTGCACTTCAACCCAAATGATATAATATTTGACCCTAATATTTTGACCATAGGAACTGGAATGGAAGAACATAACCTTTATGCCATAAATTTTATCAATGCTACTAAAACCATAAAA GAAACACTGCCAGGAGCCAGGATAAGTGGAGGTCTTTCCAATCTGTCCTTCTCCTTTCGAGGAATGGATGCCATTCGAGAAGCAATGCATGGAGTGTTCCTTTACCACGCAATTAAG tatgGCATGGACATGGGAATTGTGAATGCTGGGAATCTGCCTGTGTATGATGATATCCACAAGGAATTGCTACAGCTGTGTGAGAATCTAATCTGGAACAAAGATCCTGATGCAACAGAGAAACTTTTACATTATGCTCAG aatcatgcccaaggaggaaaaaaagttgtaCAGACTGATGAGTGGCGTAAAGGCTCTGtggaggaaaggctggaatATGCTCTCATCAAG ggcATTGAGAAGTATGTCATTGCAGATACAGAAGAAGCAAGATTAAACCAGGAAAAATACCCTAGACCTCTAAATGTAATTGAAGGGCCTTTGATGAATGGCATGAAAATTGTTGGTGATCTTTTTGGTGCTGGAAAGATGTTTCTACCTCAG GTGATAAAGTCTGCTCGAGTTATGAAGAAAGCAGTTGGCCACCTTATTCCCtatatggaaaaagaaagagaggaaaggagagccaagcaaggcagcacagaagaagaG GATCCTTACCAGGGTACAATAGTTTTGGCAACTGTGAAGGGAGATGTACATGATATCGGCAAGAACATTGTGGGAGTTGTTCTGGGCTGCAACAACTTCAG AGTTATTGATTTAGGAGTCATGACACCATGTGATAAGATATTACGAGCTGCAGTTGAAAACAAAGCAG ATATAATTGGCCTGTCTGGTCTCATCACCCCATCTTTGGATGAGATGATTTTTGTCGCCAAGGAAATGGAGAGATTGGCAATAAAGATTCCTTTGCTCATTGGAGGAGCAACTACTTCTAA AACACACACAGCTGTTAAAATTGCCCCACGATATAGCGCACCTGTAGTTCACGTCCTGGATGCATCCAAGAGTGTTGTGGTT TGCTCCCAGCTCTTAGATGACAGTATGAAGGATgatttctttgaagaaatattAGAGGAATATGAAGAAATTAGACAAGAACACTATGAGTCTCTCAAG GAAAGAAGATACTTGTCTCTACAGCAAgctagaagaaaaggtttccaTAATGATTGGTTATCAGGCCACATACCAG TTAAACCAAAATTCATTGGCACAAAAGTCTTTGAAGATTATGACCTGAGGAGGCTGGTAGAGTACATTGACTGGAAGCCCTTCTTTGACGTCTGGCAACTTAGGGGAAAGTATCCCAACCGGAGTTTCCCTAAGATCTTTAATGATAAAACTGTAG gtGAAGAAGCAAAGAGAGTTTATAATGATGCTCAAGATCTACTTAAAACATTgattaatgaaaagaaattacaagCCAGAGGTGTGGTTGGGTTCTGGCCAGCTCGAAGTGTTCAGGATGATATCCACTTGTATGCTGCAGAAGAGGCAGTGGGATCTTCAGAACCAATAGCAAAATTTTATGGTTTGAGGCAACAG GCTGAAAAGGACTCTGCCTGCACAGATCCATATTACTGCCTCTCTGACTTCATAGCACCACTGGATTCTGGCATTTGTGACTACCTAGGCCTGTTTGCAGTGGCCTGCTTTGGTGTAGATGATTTATGCAGTGAATTTAGGAAACAGGAGGATGAATACAACATCATCATGGTGAAGGCTCTTGGTGATCGGTTGGCAGAG GCATTTGCTGAGGAGCTTCATGAAAGAGTTCGAAGGGAATTCTGGGCTTACAGTAGTAGCGAGCAGCTGGATTTCTCTGGCCTACGCAAAATTAAATATGCGGGAATTCGCCCTGCCCCTGGATATCCCAGCCAACCTGACCACACAGAAAAACTCACCATGTGGAAACTTGCAAACATTGAGGAAACAACAG GAATTGTTCTAACGGAATCACTAGCAATGATACCTGCTTCTGCAGTTTCTGGCCTTTATTTTTCCAGTCCcaattccaaatattttgctGTTGGCAAGATATGTAAAGATCAG GTTGAAGATTATGCACTGAGAAAAAATTTGTCTGTGGCAGAGGTGGAGAAGTGGCTGGAACCCATTTTGGGATATGATACTGAACAACTGTGA
- the MTR gene encoding methionine synthase isoform X5, whose product MGAQILDINMDDGMLDGPTAMTRFCNFISSEPDIAKVPLCIDSSNFSVIEAGLKCCQGKCIVNSISLKEGEEDFLEKARKIKLYGAAVVVMAFDEVGQATETETKIAVCSRAYHLLVEKLHFNPNDIIFDPNILTIGTGMEEHNLYAINFINATKTIKETLPGARISGGLSNLSFSFRGMDAIREAMHGVFLYHAIKYGMDMGIVNAGNLPVYDDIHKELLQLCENLIWNKDPDATEKLLHYAQNHAQGGKKVVQTDEWRKGSVEERLEYALIKGIEKYVIADTEEARLNQEKYPRPLNVIEGPLMNGMKIVGDLFGAGKMFLPQVIKSARVMKKAVGHLIPYMEKEREERRAKQGSTEEEDPYQGTIVLATVKGDVHDIGKNIVGVVLGCNNFRVIDLGVMTPCDKILRAAVENKADIIGLSGLITPSLDEMIFVAKEMERLAIKIPLLIGGATTSKTHTAVKIAPRYSAPVVHVLDASKSVVVCSQLLDDSMKDDFFEEILEEYEEIRQEHYESLKERRYLSLQQARRKGFHNDWLSGHIPVKPKFIGTKVFEDYDLRRLVEYIDWKPFFDVWQLRGKYPNRSFPKIFNDKTVGEEAKRVYNDAQDLLKTLINEKKLQARGVVGFWPARSVQDDIHLYAAEEAVGSSEPIAKFYGLRQQAEKDSACTDPYYCLSDFIAPLDSGICDYLGLFAVACFGVDDLCSEFRKQEDEYNIIMVKALGDRLAEAFAEELHERVRREFWAYSSSEQLDFSGLRKIKYAGIRPAPGYPSQPDHTEKLTMWKLANIEETTGIVLTESLAMIPASAVSGLYFSSPNSKYFAVGKICKDQVEDYALRKNLSVAEVEKWLEPILGYDTEQL is encoded by the exons ATGGGGGCCCAGATTCTTGACATAAATATGGATGATGGGATGTTGGACGGCCCCACTGCAATGACCAGATTTTGTAACTTCATTTCTTCGGAACCTGATATTGCCAAG GTGCCATTATGCATAGACTCCTCAAATTTTTCAGTGATTGAAGCAGGTTTGAAATGTTGCCAAGGGAAATGCATTGTAAACAGCATCAGTCTAAAGGAAGGTGAGGAAGACTTTCTGGAGAAAGCgaggaaaattaaattgtatGGAGCAGCTGTGGTTGTTATGGCTTTTGATGAAGTGGGGCAG gcaacagaaacagaaaccaaGATTGCAGTCTGTTCCAGAGCTTATCATCTCCTTGTGGAAAAACTGCACTTCAACCCAAATGATATAATATTTGACCCTAATATTTTGACCATAGGAACTGGAATGGAAGAACATAACCTTTATGCCATAAATTTTATCAATGCTACTAAAACCATAAAA GAAACACTGCCAGGAGCCAGGATAAGTGGAGGTCTTTCCAATCTGTCCTTCTCCTTTCGAGGAATGGATGCCATTCGAGAAGCAATGCATGGAGTGTTCCTTTACCACGCAATTAAG tatgGCATGGACATGGGAATTGTGAATGCTGGGAATCTGCCTGTGTATGATGATATCCACAAGGAATTGCTACAGCTGTGTGAGAATCTAATCTGGAACAAAGATCCTGATGCAACAGAGAAACTTTTACATTATGCTCAG aatcatgcccaaggaggaaaaaaagttgtaCAGACTGATGAGTGGCGTAAAGGCTCTGtggaggaaaggctggaatATGCTCTCATCAAG ggcATTGAGAAGTATGTCATTGCAGATACAGAAGAAGCAAGATTAAACCAGGAAAAATACCCTAGACCTCTAAATGTAATTGAAGGGCCTTTGATGAATGGCATGAAAATTGTTGGTGATCTTTTTGGTGCTGGAAAGATGTTTCTACCTCAG GTGATAAAGTCTGCTCGAGTTATGAAGAAAGCAGTTGGCCACCTTATTCCCtatatggaaaaagaaagagaggaaaggagagccaagcaaggcagcacagaagaagaG GATCCTTACCAGGGTACAATAGTTTTGGCAACTGTGAAGGGAGATGTACATGATATCGGCAAGAACATTGTGGGAGTTGTTCTGGGCTGCAACAACTTCAG AGTTATTGATTTAGGAGTCATGACACCATGTGATAAGATATTACGAGCTGCAGTTGAAAACAAAGCAG ATATAATTGGCCTGTCTGGTCTCATCACCCCATCTTTGGATGAGATGATTTTTGTCGCCAAGGAAATGGAGAGATTGGCAATAAAGATTCCTTTGCTCATTGGAGGAGCAACTACTTCTAA AACACACACAGCTGTTAAAATTGCCCCACGATATAGCGCACCTGTAGTTCACGTCCTGGATGCATCCAAGAGTGTTGTGGTT TGCTCCCAGCTCTTAGATGACAGTATGAAGGATgatttctttgaagaaatattAGAGGAATATGAAGAAATTAGACAAGAACACTATGAGTCTCTCAAG GAAAGAAGATACTTGTCTCTACAGCAAgctagaagaaaaggtttccaTAATGATTGGTTATCAGGCCACATACCAG TTAAACCAAAATTCATTGGCACAAAAGTCTTTGAAGATTATGACCTGAGGAGGCTGGTAGAGTACATTGACTGGAAGCCCTTCTTTGACGTCTGGCAACTTAGGGGAAAGTATCCCAACCGGAGTTTCCCTAAGATCTTTAATGATAAAACTGTAG gtGAAGAAGCAAAGAGAGTTTATAATGATGCTCAAGATCTACTTAAAACATTgattaatgaaaagaaattacaagCCAGAGGTGTGGTTGGGTTCTGGCCAGCTCGAAGTGTTCAGGATGATATCCACTTGTATGCTGCAGAAGAGGCAGTGGGATCTTCAGAACCAATAGCAAAATTTTATGGTTTGAGGCAACAG GCTGAAAAGGACTCTGCCTGCACAGATCCATATTACTGCCTCTCTGACTTCATAGCACCACTGGATTCTGGCATTTGTGACTACCTAGGCCTGTTTGCAGTGGCCTGCTTTGGTGTAGATGATTTATGCAGTGAATTTAGGAAACAGGAGGATGAATACAACATCATCATGGTGAAGGCTCTTGGTGATCGGTTGGCAGAG GCATTTGCTGAGGAGCTTCATGAAAGAGTTCGAAGGGAATTCTGGGCTTACAGTAGTAGCGAGCAGCTGGATTTCTCTGGCCTACGCAAAATTAAATATGCGGGAATTCGCCCTGCCCCTGGATATCCCAGCCAACCTGACCACACAGAAAAACTCACCATGTGGAAACTTGCAAACATTGAGGAAACAACAG GAATTGTTCTAACGGAATCACTAGCAATGATACCTGCTTCTGCAGTTTCTGGCCTTTATTTTTCCAGTCCcaattccaaatattttgctGTTGGCAAGATATGTAAAGATCAG GTTGAAGATTATGCACTGAGAAAAAATTTGTCTGTGGCAGAGGTGGAGAAGTGGCTGGAACCCATTTTGGGATATGATACTGAACAACTGTGA